One window of Trifolium pratense cultivar HEN17-A07 linkage group LG5, ARS_RC_1.1, whole genome shotgun sequence genomic DNA carries:
- the LOC123886193 gene encoding uncharacterized protein LOC123886193: MDRSWMRANRLSTEYRHGVMEFLQFAESNAELERPPPEFPPLFLCPCINCANKEPKRTKKEIMNHLICDGICQNYTQWIWHGEVVATPSVSHRESGSVDIDDRLEDMMRDIGEDSFKRAHVYETLCSDKDEPLYPGCTNFTRLSAVLKLFNLKAKNGWTDKSFTELLELLIQMLPEGNVMPNRYYEAKKVLCPMGLEYEKIHACPNDCILYRKEFVNYNHCPTCKASRYKKKDGDSSDDEVTKTGPPAKVVWYLPIISRFKRLFANANDAKNLRWHAEERKCDGQIRHVADSLQWKKIDSLFPNFGKESRNLRLGLATDGMNPFGNQSTNHSSWPVLLMIYNLSPWLCMKRKYIMLSMMISGPRQPGNDIDVYLSPLIDDLKVLWEEGVDVFDSYSGEQFNMRAMLFCTINDFPAYGNLSGYSVKGHNACPICEKKTCYKQLKNGKKTVYLGHRKFLNRYHPYRRLRKAFDGDQENGVAPTPLTGEEVYERQRDINVVFGKCQKPKGRVPKAKVPKAESESVKRKKQPVVKSIWKKRSVFFDLPYWSSLDVRHCIDVMHVEKNVCDSVIGTLLDIKGKTKDGAHARLDMDLMGIRQELLPQKINDKTYLPPACHTLSKDEKTSFCKCLQSIKVPHGYSSNVKSLVSMKDLKDKYFVQR; encoded by the coding sequence ATGGACCGTAGTTGGATGAGAGCTAATCGATTAAGTACTGAGTACAGACATGGAGTGATGGAATTTCTACAGTTTGCGGAAAGTAATGCTGAACTAGAACGTCCTCCTCCTGAATTTCCTCCACTTTTTCTATGTCCGTGTATAAATTGTGCAAATAAAGAACCAAAACGTACTAAGAAAGAAATCATGAATCATCTAATTTGTGACgggatttgtcaaaattatacacaatGGATATGGCACGGTGAAGTAGTTGCAACGCCAAGTGTGTCCCATAGAGAAAGTGGTAGTGTGGATATCGATGATCGACTGGAAGACATGATGCGTGATATTGGAGAAGATTCGTTTAAGAGGGCGCATGTGTATGAAACTTTATGCAGTGACAAGGATGAACCATTGTATCCGGGATGCACAAATTTTACCCGTTTGTCTGCGgtgttaaaattgtttaatttgaaaGCAAAAAATGGGTGGACCGACAAAAGTTTCACTGAATTGCTTGAATTGTTGATACAAATGCTTCCAGAAGGTAATGTAATGCCAAATCGTTATTACGAGGCGAAAAAAGTATTGTGTCCAATGGGTTTGGAGTATGAAAAGATACATGCATGCCCTAATGATTGTATATTATACCGAAAAGAGTTTGTAAACTATAATCATTGTCCGACATGTAAGGCGTCTCgctacaaaaagaaagatggtgATTCTAGTGATGATGAGGTGACCAAAACGGGTCCTCCCGCGAAAGTCGTATGGTACCTACCAATAATTTCAAGGTTCAAGAGATTGTTTGCTAATGCAAATGACGCAAAGAATCTTAGATGGCATGcagaagagagaaaatgtgatGGCCAAATTCGCCATGTAGCTGATTCATTGCAATGGAAGAAAATTGACTCTTTGTTTCCAAATTTTGGCAAAGAGTCGAGAAACCTTAGACTTGGACTTGCTACTGATGGAATGAATCCGTTTGGTAATCAAAGTACTAACCATAGTTCATGGCCTGTTCTCCTGATGATTTACAACCTATCTCCTTGGTTGTGCATGAAgcgtaaatatattatgttatcgaTGATGATTTCAGGCCCAAGACAACCAGGAAATGACATAGATGTTTATCTAAGTCCactaattgatgatttgaaagtGTTGTGGGAGGAAGGAGTGGATGTTTTTGATTCGTATTCTGGTGAACAGTTCAACATGCGTGCCATGTTGTTTTGCACCATCAACGACTTTCCGGCATACGGCAATTTGTCTGGGTATTCCGTTAAAGGGCATAATGCGTGTCccatatgtgaaaaaaaaacatgttataaGCAACtgaaaaatggaaagaagacTGTTTATCTTGGCCACCGAAAATTTCTAAATCGTTATCATCCATATCGTAGATTGCGAAAAGCTTTTGACGGAGACCAAGAGAATGGTGTTGCTCCAACGCCCTTAACTGGAGAGGAAGTTTATGAACGACAACGAGACATTAATGTTGTCTTCGGAAAGTGCCAAAAGCCAAAAGGGAGAGTGCCAAAAGCGAAAGTGCCAAAAGCCGAAAGTGAAAGTGTCAAAAGGAAAAAGCAGCCTGTTGTGAAAAGTATATGGAAAAAGAGGTCAGTGTTCTTTGATCTTCCATATTGGTCTAGTCTTGATGTAAGACATTGTATTGATGTGATGCACGTGGAGAAAAATGTATGTGATAGTGTAATTGGAACACTTCTCGACATTAAAGGCAAGACAAAAGATGGTGCACATGCTCGTCTtgatatggatttgatgggTATACGACAAGAGTTATTACCACAAAAAATCAATGACAAGACATATTTGCCTCCCGCGTGTCACACTTTGTCTAAAGACGAGAAAACAAGTTTTTGCAAGTGTTTACAAAGTATCAAAGTGCCACATGGTTACTCGTCAAATGTCAAGAGCCTTGTATCAATGAAAGATCTCAAAGATAAATACTTTGTCCAAAGATAA
- the LOC123886194 gene encoding uncharacterized protein LOC123886194, whose protein sequence is MDHQEREIAINRWFDLRRRVVAQLICAIVYCYVRMSRKRKLSYSMSSERERVREEIMYRISNYETSRNLLRMSPQNVLAACTFDLKFTYVLAGWEGSASDSRIIKNALTREDKLKIPQGKYYLVDAGFMLTSGLITPYRGVRYHLKEYSAKNPPQNYKELFNLRHASLRNAIERAFGVLKKRFEIISNSTEPNYGVKAQKLIIFACCILC, encoded by the exons ATGGATCATCAAGAACGAGAAATTGCTATTAACAGATGGTTTGATTTGCGCCGAAGAGTTGTAGCTCAACTTATTTGTGCAATTGTTTATTGTTATGTTCGGATGTCTCGTAAGAGAAAATTAAGTTATAGTATGAGCTCTGAGAGAGAAAGGGTGCGTGAAGAAATAATGTATCGAATTAGTAACTATGAAACTAGTAGAAATCTATTGAGAATGAGCCCTCAAA ATGTTTTAGCAGCGTGTACTTTTGATTTAAAGTTCACTTATGTTCTCGCGGGATGGGAAGGTTCTGCCTCTGACTCGAGAATAATAAAGAATGCACTAACACGAGAAGATAAACTTAAAATTCCTCAAG GAAAATATTATCTTGTTGATGCTGGTTTCATGCTGACAAGTGGACTTATTACACCTTATAGAGGAGTTCGGTATCACTTGAAAGAATATTCGGCAAAAAATCCACCCCAAAATTACAAAGAATTGTTTAATCTCCGACATGCATCTTTACGCAATGCAATTGAAAGAGCCTTTGGTGTATTGAAAAAAAGATTTGAGATTATATCTAATTCAACAGAGCCCAATTATGGAGTCAAAgctcaaaaattaattatttttgcatGTTGTATTctttgttga
- the LOC123886195 gene encoding uncharacterized protein LOC123886195, whose product MVTLYGPNRADGDESGTLKETRKQSSSVIDEDFVETIQDIDGHVARNEVNLEGFDAPHFDFTVPETQSSDPSPIASGSKKKKLKVAKNKESNNEMIEMKESMNMVAEALREGNEIMRERQKYDLPPISGEETWNLIGGCGCEAASLSEIYCAVMNDVNKLRMIFQCPLEARKAVIMQLVFGSSD is encoded by the coding sequence ATGGTGACACTTTATGGACCAAACCGAGCTGATGGCGATGAATCTGGGACTTTAAAGGAGACAAGAAAACAAAGTTCGTCGGTCATCGATGAAGACTTTGTTGAAACTATTCAAGACATTGATGGCCATGTTGCTCGAAATGAGGTGAATTTGGAGGGTTTTGATGCTCCTCATTTTGATTTTACTGTACCTGAAACACAATCATCAGACCCTTCTCCTATAGCAAGTGGTagtaaaaagaagaaattgaaagtGGCTAAGAATAAAGAGTCaaacaatgaaatgattgaaatGAAAGAGTCAATGAATATGGTTGCTGAGGCACTACGAGAAGGAAATGAAATAATGAGAGAACGTCAAAAATATGATCTGCCTCCAATTTCTGGTGAAGAAACATGGAATTTAATAGGGGGTTGCGGGTGTGAGGCAGCGTCATTGTCTGAGATATATTGTGCTGTCATGAACGATGTTAACAAACTTAGAATGATTTTCCAATGTCCACTTGAAGCACGCAAAGCTGTGATAATGCAACTGGTCTTTGGTTCATCTGATTAA